A region of Bradysia coprophila strain Holo2 unplaced genomic scaffold, BU_Bcop_v1 contig_373, whole genome shotgun sequence DNA encodes the following proteins:
- the LOC119081955 gene encoding molybdenum cofactor synthesis protein cinnamon, with the protein MESTKKSSVSSVGILTISDSCSQGSAVDASGPHLIDLVKVQFNPTTVKYDVIPDDMEKIEGTLLFYTDVLNLNLILTTGGTGFSHRDVTPEATKKVLERDAPQLQLAMSLASLEKTKFAVLSRAVSGIRKQSLIINFPGSKKAVSECFAAVCDVLPHAIELLRNDLDQVQSTHRCVQDVQQHARNEVKNEQPKSSVKHICPHKTGTGDGNDRNSPYPMVSVDDARRIIKSKLQQFNRIESKKFESFESPFDLPPFRASIKDGYAVKATGGKGRKIVIGYVAAGDEVKSENFPDECCYKINTGAPVPDFADCVIQVEDTKIVEVESDVEKVIEILVEPTVDLDIRPIGNDLQKGQRLFTHGSPDSVAYPAMFASVGVVHEFYQPKIGIISTGDELIVPGETLRPGKIYDSNSVMLKELLRRFGFTDVRTTIAKDSYESLYECMNEMTNNCDVIICTGGVSMGDKDFVKKALLDLKMDLAIGRVNMKPGKPMTYASNTSGKHVFGLPGNPLSAFVTFHLFVLPALRYLQGQGDSKLNLSVIAVELLNDTIELDPRPEYARASVTSINGKLYAEITGDQISSRLQSICGADVLLHLPAHSAKQSHLSKGAILKASVLKHDFISSYKDH; encoded by the exons ATGGAATCTACGAAAAAATCGTCTGTTTCCAGTGTTGGAATATTGACCA TTAGTGATAGCTGTTCGCAAGGATCGGCTGTGGACGCTAGCGGTCCACACTTGATTGACTTGGTGAAGGTTCAATTCAATCCGACGACTGTGAAATATGACGTCATTCCGGATGATATGGAGAAAATTGAG GGTACTTTACTCTTCTACACCGATGTGCTAAATCTGAACTTAATTCTTACAACTGGAGGAACCGGGTTTAGTCACCGCGATGTGACACCAGAAGCAACGAAAAAAGTGCTCGAAAGAGATGCACCTCAGCTACAGTTAGCAATGTCACTGGCAAGCttggaaaaaacgaaatttgctGTTCTATCCCGTGCTGTCAGTGGCATTCGCAAACAGAGTCTAATCATCAATTTCCCGGGTAGCAAGAAGGCAGTGTCGGAATGCTTTGCGGCCGTCTGTGATGTATTACCGCATGCAATTGAATTGCTACGAAACGATTTGGATCAAGTGCAATCAACACACAGATGTGTGCAAGACGTTCAACAACACGCCCGAAATGAGGTGAAAAACGAACAACCAAAATCGTCGGTCAAACATATTTGTCCACACAAGACCGGTACCGGTGACGGTAACGATCGCAACTCACCATATCCGATGGTCAGTGTCGACGATGCTCGTCGGattataaaatcgaaattgcaACAGTTCAACAGAATCGAAAGCAAGAAATTTGAGTCTTTCGAAAGTCCGTTTGATCTGCCACCGTTCCGAGCATCCATTAAAGACGGATACGCTGTTAAGGCAACAGGTGGGAAAGGAAGGAAAATCGTTATTGGTTATGTTGCTGCTGGAGACGAG GTCAAAAGTGAGAATTTCCCGGACGAATGTTGCTATAAAATCAATACTGGAGCTCCAGTTCCCGACTTTGCAGACTGTGTGATCCAGGTGGAAGACACGAAAATTGTAGAAGTGGAATCTGATGTTGAAAAAGTCATTGAAATTTTAGTGGAACCAACTGTCGATTTGGACATAAG ACCAATAGGCAACGATTTGCAAAAAGGTCAACGGTTATTCACGCATGGCTCTCCCGATAGTGTTGCTTATCCGGCAATGTTCGCAAGTGTCGGTGTTGTTCATGAATTC TACCAACCAAAAATTGGCATAATATCGACCGGTGATGAATTGATCGTACCAGGGGAGACATTGCGACCGGGAAAAATCTATGATTCGAATAGTGTAATGCTGAAGGAACTTTTACGTCGATTCGGTTTCACCGATGTTCGAACAACAATTGCAAAGGACAG CTACGAATCATTGTACGAATGCATGAACGAGATGACAAACAACTGTGATGTAATTATATGCACCGGAGGTGTATCAATGGGTGACAAAGATTTCGTAAAAAAAGCTTTGTTGGATCTGAAAATGGACCTGGCCATCGGACGAGTGAATATGAAGCCAGG CAAACCAATGACGTATGCATCCAACACTAGCGGAAAACATGTCTTCGGTCTACCAGGCAATCCTCTGTCTGCTTTCGTTACATTCCATTTGTTCGTTCTTCCGGCACTGAGATATCTCCAAGGACAGGGCGATAGTAAATTGAACCTGTCAGTGATCGCTGTCGAGCTACTCAACGATACTATCGAATTGGATCCTCGTCCGGAATATGCTAGGGCTTCTGTAACGTCTATAAATGGGAAATTGTATGCAGAAATAACGGGAGATCAAATTAGCAGTCGTTTGCAAAGTATATGCGGAGCGGATGTTTTATTGCATCTGCCAGCCCATTCGGCAAAACAAAGTCATCTGTCGAAAGGAGCAATTTTGAAGGCTTCTGTGTTGAAacatgattttatttcaagttACAAGGACCATTGA